The Oncorhynchus tshawytscha isolate Ot180627B linkage group LG12, Otsh_v2.0, whole genome shotgun sequence genome includes a window with the following:
- the LOC112263100 gene encoding LIM domain transcription factor LMO4-B isoform X1, whose protein sequence is MVNSQVGSGVASPPRSCAGCGGKIADRFLLFSMERYWHTRCLNCSCCHAHLGDIGTTCYSKGGMILCRSDYIRLFGHSGACSTCGQSIPANEMVMRAQGNVYHLKVRPPGLTVVSCFTCATCRNRLVPGDRFHYVNGTIFCEHDRPGGALLSSHLPPTAEQPCVA, encoded by the exons ATGGTGAACAGTCAGGTGGGCAGTGGTGTGGCGTCACCCCCCAGGTCGTGTGCTGGATGCGGGGGAAAGATCGCTGACCGCTTCCTGCTCTTCTCCATGGAGCGCTACTGGCACACACGCTGCCTCAATTGCTCCTGCTGCCACGCACACCTGGGCGACATTGGCACCACCTGCTACAGTAAAGGAGGCATGATCCTGTGTAGGAGCGACTATATCAG GTTGTTCGGACACAGTGGGGCATGCAGCACCTGTGGCCAGTCCATCCCGGCTAATGAGATGGTGATGAGGGCACAGGGCAATGTGTATCATCTCAAGGTGAGACCCCCTGGTCTCACTGTTGTTAGT TGTTTCACATGTGCCACCTGTAGAAACCGACTGGTGCCAGGCGACCGCTTCCACTATGTCAACGGCACCATCTTCTGTGAGCACGACCGGCCAGGGGGTGCACTGCTCAGCAGCCACCTGCCCCCCACTGCAGAGCAACCCTGTGTTGCCTGA
- the LOC112263100 gene encoding LIM domain transcription factor LMO4-B isoform X2 encodes MVNSQVGSGVASPPRSCAGCGGKIADRFLLFSMERYWHTRCLNCSCCHAHLGDIGTTCYSKGGMILCRSDYIRLFGHSGACSTCGQSIPANEMVMRAQGNVYHLKCFTCATCRNRLVPGDRFHYVNGTIFCEHDRPGGALLSSHLPPTAEQPCVA; translated from the exons ATGGTGAACAGTCAGGTGGGCAGTGGTGTGGCGTCACCCCCCAGGTCGTGTGCTGGATGCGGGGGAAAGATCGCTGACCGCTTCCTGCTCTTCTCCATGGAGCGCTACTGGCACACACGCTGCCTCAATTGCTCCTGCTGCCACGCACACCTGGGCGACATTGGCACCACCTGCTACAGTAAAGGAGGCATGATCCTGTGTAGGAGCGACTATATCAG GTTGTTCGGACACAGTGGGGCATGCAGCACCTGTGGCCAGTCCATCCCGGCTAATGAGATGGTGATGAGGGCACAGGGCAATGTGTATCATCTCAAG TGTTTCACATGTGCCACCTGTAGAAACCGACTGGTGCCAGGCGACCGCTTCCACTATGTCAACGGCACCATCTTCTGTGAGCACGACCGGCCAGGGGGTGCACTGCTCAGCAGCCACCTGCCCCCCACTGCAGAGCAACCCTGTGTTGCCTGA